Proteins encoded by one window of Engraulis encrasicolus isolate BLACKSEA-1 chromosome 21, IST_EnEncr_1.0, whole genome shotgun sequence:
- the LOC134437424 gene encoding uncharacterized protein LOC134437424, with amino-acid sequence MYFSAFVSSSVAVPAVLVAFGLATGFLLWALLALRTHHNAGRRVSFTTVSLLVTDIAEMIFLAVIAIVYMAVSRDNPTLSYAYGFFVVCMAVIYFRLCASCFHQLAALEGLLSLTSSLGTTGLATPRVSIPISVAVWVWGIVSVYLTFQRDLSVLLLATYLACLLLLVVSSIVTCLKANAQSPPVRKQVLRVFGVATATHVLLYGPVFTCVCLYAMGLPQGEVFNIAAAIMNFSLVTDPLLLALVLRRETQRSPVNERRLDMSVVGA; translated from the exons ATGTACTTCTCGGCGTTCGTGAgcagcagtgtggcggtaccCGCGGTGCTGGTGGCGTTCGGCCTGGCCACGGGCTTCCTGCTTTGGGCCCTGCTGGCGCTGAGGACGCACCACAACGCCGGGAGACGCGTCTCCTTCACGACCGTGTCCCTTCTGGTGACGGACATCGCGGAGATGATCTTCCTGGCCGTGATAGCCATCGTCTATATGGCTGT CAGCAGGGACAACCCCACTCTGAGCTACGCCTACGGATTCTTCGTGGTGTGCATGGCGGTCATCTACTTCCGCCTGTGCGCTTCCTGCTTCCACCAGCTGGCGGCGCTAGAGGGCCTGCTGTCTCTGACCAGCTCCCTGGGCACCACTGGCCTTGCCACCCCGCGCGTCTCCATCCCGATCTCCGTGGCGGTGTGGGTGTGGGGCATCGTGAGCGTCTACCTCACGTTCCAACGGGACCTGTCCGTCCTGCTCCTGGCCACCTACCTGGCCTGTCTCCTGCTGCTCGTCGTCTCGTCCATCGTCACCTGCCTGAAGGCAAACGCCCAGTCGCCGCCTGTCAGGAAACAG GTCCTGAGGGTGTTCGGCGTTGCCACGGCGACCCACGTCCTCCTGTACGGGCCGGTGTTCACCTGCGTGTGCCTGTACGCCATGGGGCTGCCGCAGGGGGAGGTGTTCAACATCGCCGCGGCGATCATGAACTTCAGCCTGGTCACAGACCCGCTATTGTTGGCGCTGGTCTTGCGGAGAGAGACACAGCGGAGTCCAGTCAATGAGCGTCGTTTGGATATGTCTGTTGTTGGAGCGTAG